The genomic interval GCTGAAGACCAGTGCGTATCCGTCCGCAGAATGACTGCTGATCGTCCGCCGGCGCCCAGTACGCTGGGCGAGTGGAAGAGAGCGCCCTCGGACTGGTTCTGATCCCTCTGCTGGCCGTGATCGCGCCGATCCTGGCGCGCGCGATCGGCCCGGTCCTGCGGATCCCGGTGGTCGTCTTCGAGTTGGTGCTCGGCATCATCGTGGGCCCCGCCGTGCTCGGCTGGGTGCATCCGACGGAGATCATCGGAGCGCTCAGCGAATTCGGTCTGGCGATGCTGTTCTTCCTCGCCGGCACCGAGATCGACTTCGCCGCGATCGGCCGTCGGCCGCTGGCTCGTGCCTCGCTGGGCTGGCTGCTCAGCATCGCCCTCGGCATCGGGGTCGGCTTCCTGATCGCGCCGGGTGACGGGATGATCGTGGTCGCGATCGCGCTCAGCTCGACCGCGCTCGGAACGCTGATGCCGATCCTGCGCGACGCCGGCGAGATGACGACCCCGTTCGGACGCGCTGTCACGGCGATCGGCACGGTGGGCGAGTTCCTGCCGCTGATCGCCATCTCGATCTTCCTCAGCGTGCGCTCGGCGCCGCTGGCGACCGTCGTCCTGCTGGTGTTCGTCGCCCTCGCGCTGCTCGCCGTCTATGCAGCCCGCCGCATTCCTCATGGTCGGCTGCATGCGTTCGTCAACGCGACGCTGCACACCTCAGCACAGTTCGGCGTGCGGTTCGTGCTGCTGCTCGTCGCGGCACTGGTGGCGCTGAGCGTGTGGCTTGACCTCGACATGCTGCTCGGTGCCTTCGTCGCCGGCGCCGTGTGGCGGATCGTCATGTCGAGTGCATCCGAGAAGGATGCCGAGCAGGTCGAGAGCAAGCTCGAGGGCATCGCCTTCGGATTCCTGGTGCCGATCTTCTTCCTCTACACAGGCGTGACCTTCGACCTGCAGGCGCTGTTCGCCTCGCCGCTGGCGATGGCGCTCGTGCCGCTGCTGCTGATCGCGTTGCTGGTGATCCGGGGAGCCGCCGCCCAGTTCTCGGCCACTCGTGACATGAGCGGCCGCGACCGGACGGCGCTGGCGCTGCTCGCAGCCACCGGATTGCCGATCATCGTCGCGGTGACGGCCATCGGCGTCGATCAGGGGATGCTCGAAACCGACGTCGCCGCGGCGCTCGTCGGCGCGGGGATGCTGTCGGTGCTGCTGTACCCGCTGATCGGCATGACGCTGCGCGGTGAGCGCGCAGCCGTGCAGAACGCGAAGGGCACGCTGCAGGGGGAACTGTGACCGCCACCGCCGAACTGCTCGCCGACGCGCGGCGGCGCCTCGCGGGCGTGCCGCAAGAGGGGCTGGGTCTCGAGCGCACCTCCCGCTGGCGGGGCGCCCGCATCGTACGGGCGGGGACGGCTTGGCACCTGGGCGTGCTGCTGCTCACCGAAGATGCCGTGCTCGCGACCGACGAGATCCTGCGCGCGGCGGAATCCGTCCGCCGCGGGTACACAGCCGAGTCGTCGCGCGCCCGCGCCGAGCGCGCTGGGCAGGCGAGCAGAGGCGGCTTCGCCGATGGCGAGGTCGTGCACGTCGGCTGGCGGACGCTCGATGTCGCCGCAGTGGATGCTGGTGCAGCATCCGATCCGCTCGCGCTCGTCGGCGGCGTGCCGCACGTGCGCTGGGCGCCCGGCGCCGCGCTCGTGCCGTTGGCGGGGTACCTCGACGAGCAGATCGCGCTCGCGCGCCGCTGAGCCGGGGTCAGCCGCCGAGCAGGCGGGGGAAGCGTGCGAGCAGGTCGTCGCCGTCGACGGATGCTGACAGCACGGCCCGCTCGGTGGCGTCGTACTGTGCCGGGTCGAAGTATCCGGATGCCCGGTACACGGCCATCCGGTCGGCGAAGTCCTGCGGTGAGGCCTCGGGGTGGAACTGGGTCGCGTACAGGTGGTCGCCCACGCGATACGCCTGCACGCGGCAGGCCGCGTTGGTCGCCAGCAGCACGGCCCCTGGCGGGGTCTCGCGGGCCGATTCCTTGTGCGCCGTGAACACCGACAGATCCTGGCCCCCAGGCCCGAACAGCGGATCTGCAAGACCCGCCTCGGTGAGCGTGATGCGGGTCGCGCTGGCCTGCTCGGGCTGGGTGGTGTCCACCGTGCCGCCGAGCATGCGCGTCACGACGCCGATGCCGTAGCAGGTGAACAGCGCCGTCGTCTCGCCGTCGAGCGCGCGGGTGGCGATGCGCTCGAGGTCGTGCTCGACCGCCTGCTGGTAGTCGCTCTTGACCGCGTCGGTGACGTTGAAGGGTGAGCCGCCGATCACGAAGCCGTCGTACTGCTGCCATTCCACCGTCTCCAGCGATGCGTGCAGCAGGTCGATCCGATCGAGCATCCCGAGCCCGAGGCCGCGGCTGAACGAGCGATGCTCGGCGTCTGCCGCACTCCGCTCGGGGCGGACGCACACATACAGCACCGAAGACATGTCGCGAGTCTATTGCGACGAATCGGGGCATGCGGGAATACCCGTAACCGGACGTCGTTGAACTTGAGTGAAGTACGCTCAACTTTAAGGAGGACGCGATGTCCAACGACTTCACCGATGGCGGCTCGGGCTCGTTCGACGAGTTCCTTTCCCGCTATCTCGCCGGCGAACAGGCGCGCCAAGCGCGCTCCATCGACCTCAGCCGGTTCCTCACCGCGCGCACGCAGCAGATCCTGCAGCGCGCCGGCCGCTTCGCCCTGGAGCGCGGCCAGACCGAGCTCGACGCACTGCACGTGCTGCGCATGATCGTCGAAGACGACGCCGTCGTGCAGGCGGTCGAGCGGATCGGCGTGCGTCCGGCGTCCATCATCGAGGCCGTCGAAGCGCGCCTGCCCATGCCTGGCGAACCCTCGTCGCAGGATGCGGCGACCATCACGCCCAGCGCCAGCCGGGCGCTGTTCCACGCCTACCAGGTCGCCCGGTCGTCCGGCTCCACCTACATCGAGCCAGAGCACCTCTTCTTCGCACTCGTGCTCGGGCAGGACGTGCCAGCAGGGCAGATCCTGGCGCGCGCCGGCGTCACCGCCGAAGCCCTCACACAGGGGCTGCGCGAGCCCGTGCACGCGGGTGGCGAGGCTGTGCCCGAGACTGCTGCGGCTGCAGCATCCGACACTCCGATGCTCGACCAGTACGGCCTTGACCTCACCGCGCAGGCCAGGGCGGGTGAACTCGACCCCGTCATCGGCCGCGCCGGAGAGATCGAGCAGACCATCGAGATCCTCAGTCGTCGAACGAAGAACAACCCGGTGCTGATCGGGGAGGCCGGCGTCGGCAAGACCGCCATCGTCGAGGGGCTCGCCCGCGCGATCGTCGACGACGCCGTCCCCGCGCAGCTGCACGGCCGCCGCGTCATCGCACTCGACCTGCCCGCGATGCTCGCCGGCACCCGCTACCGCGGCGACTTCGAGGAGCGTCTCACCAAGACCATGGATGAGATCGCCGCGCACAAGGGCGAGATCATCGTCTTCATCGACGAGGTGCACACCGTCGTCGGCGCCGGCGGATCCGGCGAGGGCGGGATGGATGCCGGCAACATCCTCAAGCCGCGCCTGGCGCGCGGCGACCTGCACCTCGTGGGCGCGACCACGCTGAGCGAATACCGCCGCATCGAGAAGGACCCGGCGCTGGAGCGTCGGTTCCAGCCGGTGAAGGTGGCGGAGCCGTCCATCGAAGACGCGGTGAAGATCCTGGAGGGACTGAAGCCGGCCTATGAGGAGCACCACGCCGTGACGTACGCCGACGAGGCGCTGCGCGCCGCCGTCGAACTCAGTGCCCGCTACCTGCCCGACCGCGTGCTGCCGGACAAGGCGATCGACCTGATCGACCAGGCCGGTGCCCGACTGCGGCTGCGCCTCGGCGTGCCGACCGATGTCGAGTCGCTGTTCGCCGAGCTCGCCGACCTGGAGGCGCAGAAGAACGCCGCCGTCGGCGCGGAGCATTATGAGGAGGCGCTGCGCTTGCGTGATGAGATGTCTCGCGTGCAGCACCGCATCGATGAGGCCCGGCCGTCCGGGGGCGGTGCACAACTGGCATCCGGCTCGCAGTCGGCCGTCGGCTCGCGTTCCGCGTTCGGCTCGCAGCCGGCCGCCGTCGTGGACGAGGTCGAGATCGCTGCGGTGATCTCGCGCGCCACCGGCATCCCCGTCAGCCGCCTCACCGAGACCGAGCGCGCGCGACTCGGCGACCTCGAGTCCGACCTGCACACCCGCGTGATCGGGCAGGATGACGCAGTCGCCGCCGTGGCGCGCGCCGTCCGCCGCAGCCGCACCGGCATGGGCGACGCGCGTCGCCCTGTCGGCTCGTTCCTGTTCCTCGGTCCCACCGGGGTCGGCAAGACCGAGCTGGCGAAGGCTCTGGCCGACCGCCTGTTCGACGACGAGAACGCCGTGATCCGCTTCGACATGAGCGAGTTCGGCGAGCGGCACACCGTGTCGCGTCTTGTCGGTGCTCCTCCTGGATACGTCGGCTACGACGAGGCCGGGCAGCTCACCGAGCGCGTGCGGCGCAACCCGTACTCGATCGTGCTGTTCGACGAGATCGAGAAGGCCCACCCTGACGTGTTCAACCTGCTGCTGCAGGTGCTCGACGATGGGCGTCTGACCGATGGCCAGGGCCGCACGGTCGACTTCCGCAACACGGTGATCGTGATGACCTCCAACATCGGGTCGGAGTTTCTCGCGTCGCGGTCGGGTGCGCTCGGCTTCGTGGCATCGCAGGACGGGTCGGCGAACGGTTTCGCGTCGCAGAAGGACCTTCGCGACCGCGTGATGGGCAAGCTGCGTGAGGCGATGCGTCCGGAGTTCCTGAACCGCATCGACGAGATCGTGCTGTTCCAGAAGCTGTCGCGCGACGAGCTCGGACGCATCGTGCGCCTGATGCTGGATGCCAGTGCGCAGCGCCTGTCGGCGAGGGACATCACGCTCGAGGTGACGGATGCCGCGGTGGAGTGGCTCGGCGAGCACGGCTACGAGCCCGAGTACGGTGCGCGTCCGCTGCGCCGGCTGATCCAGCGTGAGGTCGACGATCGCATTGCCGACCTGCTGGTCGCAGGGTCGCTGGCCGATGGCGGTCGGGTGCGGGTGGATGCTGTGGACGACGCGCTGCGCGTGGAGTCCGCTGCGCTCGCCGCGGTCTGACGTAAGACCTCAGCGCGAGGAGTTCGTGGTGCGGCCGCGCACGATGCCGACGAAAGCGTCGACGTCGGGCGTGGTCGTGTCGCGGCGCCATGCGACGCCCACCGGCGAGACGGGACCGGCCAGGAGAGGGCGGTAGTCGACGTCCTTGCGGTGATGCAGGCGCGCCAGCGACATCGGCACCACGACGATCCCGACGCCGCTCGCGGCTGTGGCGATGGCCTCTTCGGTGGTCGCGACCTGCGGGAAGCTCGGCGCGATGGTCGGCAGATCCAGCGGCCCGAGCACATCGTCGGCCGGGGTGATCAGCACCTGTCGGACCAGGTCGTCGGCGGTCAGTCGATCGGTCGCCAGCAGGAACGAATCGATCGCAGCCACCACGACCGGGATCTCTTCGTACAGCGGGATCACATGCAGGTCTTCCGGGCGCTCGACCGGCAGTCGCACGATCCCAGCATCCACCTGCTCTGCGCCGTCATCGAAGAACTCGCGCTGCGCGGCGACGGTGAGCGGAACGAGCTCGATCTCGACGTGCGGCATGCGCTCTTTCCACGCGTCGATCCACTTGCCGGGCGTCGCACCAGGGATGATCCCGAGGCGGAACGTGCGCGGCTCTTCGGGGGCCGGCTTGGGCTCGTCGAAGCGCTTCGCCGGGGCCTTCTTCTGCGTACTCTTGCCCGGTGCTCCCTTGCCCTGTGCACCCTTCTTGGGCGCGGGCTTGCCCGAACCAGGACGCGCCGGACGGGCCCCACGTGCAGGTCGACGCCGGTCGTTCTTCATCGGTTCAGCGTAGCGGCCGCCGCCAGCGGGGTGGTTCAGGCCGGGCG from Microbacterium sp. H1-D42 carries:
- a CDS encoding ATP-dependent Clp protease ATP-binding subunit gives rise to the protein MSNDFTDGGSGSFDEFLSRYLAGEQARQARSIDLSRFLTARTQQILQRAGRFALERGQTELDALHVLRMIVEDDAVVQAVERIGVRPASIIEAVEARLPMPGEPSSQDAATITPSASRALFHAYQVARSSGSTYIEPEHLFFALVLGQDVPAGQILARAGVTAEALTQGLREPVHAGGEAVPETAAAAASDTPMLDQYGLDLTAQARAGELDPVIGRAGEIEQTIEILSRRTKNNPVLIGEAGVGKTAIVEGLARAIVDDAVPAQLHGRRVIALDLPAMLAGTRYRGDFEERLTKTMDEIAAHKGEIIVFIDEVHTVVGAGGSGEGGMDAGNILKPRLARGDLHLVGATTLSEYRRIEKDPALERRFQPVKVAEPSIEDAVKILEGLKPAYEEHHAVTYADEALRAAVELSARYLPDRVLPDKAIDLIDQAGARLRLRLGVPTDVESLFAELADLEAQKNAAVGAEHYEEALRLRDEMSRVQHRIDEARPSGGGAQLASGSQSAVGSRSAFGSQPAAVVDEVEIAAVISRATGIPVSRLTETERARLGDLESDLHTRVIGQDDAVAAVARAVRRSRTGMGDARRPVGSFLFLGPTGVGKTELAKALADRLFDDENAVIRFDMSEFGERHTVSRLVGAPPGYVGYDEAGQLTERVRRNPYSIVLFDEIEKAHPDVFNLLLQVLDDGRLTDGQGRTVDFRNTVIVMTSNIGSEFLASRSGALGFVASQDGSANGFASQKDLRDRVMGKLREAMRPEFLNRIDEIVLFQKLSRDELGRIVRLMLDASAQRLSARDITLEVTDAAVEWLGEHGYEPEYGARPLRRLIQREVDDRIADLLVAGSLADGGRVRVDAVDDALRVESAALAAV
- a CDS encoding LysR family substrate-binding domain-containing protein, whose amino-acid sequence is MKNDRRRPARGARPARPGSGKPAPKKGAQGKGAPGKSTQKKAPAKRFDEPKPAPEEPRTFRLGIIPGATPGKWIDAWKERMPHVEIELVPLTVAAQREFFDDGAEQVDAGIVRLPVERPEDLHVIPLYEEIPVVVAAIDSFLLATDRLTADDLVRQVLITPADDVLGPLDLPTIAPSFPQVATTEEAIATAASGVGIVVVPMSLARLHHRKDVDYRPLLAGPVSPVGVAWRRDTTTPDVDAFVGIVRGRTTNSSR
- a CDS encoding glutaminase, coding for MTATAELLADARRRLAGVPQEGLGLERTSRWRGARIVRAGTAWHLGVLLLTEDAVLATDEILRAAESVRRGYTAESSRARAERAGQASRGGFADGEVVHVGWRTLDVAAVDAGAASDPLALVGGVPHVRWAPGAALVPLAGYLDEQIALARR
- a CDS encoding cation:proton antiporter, translating into MEESALGLVLIPLLAVIAPILARAIGPVLRIPVVVFELVLGIIVGPAVLGWVHPTEIIGALSEFGLAMLFFLAGTEIDFAAIGRRPLARASLGWLLSIALGIGVGFLIAPGDGMIVVAIALSSTALGTLMPILRDAGEMTTPFGRAVTAIGTVGEFLPLIAISIFLSVRSAPLATVVLLVFVALALLAVYAARRIPHGRLHAFVNATLHTSAQFGVRFVLLLVAALVALSVWLDLDMLLGAFVAGAVWRIVMSSASEKDAEQVESKLEGIAFGFLVPIFFLYTGVTFDLQALFASPLAMALVPLLLIALLVIRGAAAQFSATRDMSGRDRTALALLAATGLPIIVAVTAIGVDQGMLETDVAAALVGAGMLSVLLYPLIGMTLRGERAAVQNAKGTLQGEL
- a CDS encoding GMP synthase; this translates as MSSVLYVCVRPERSAADAEHRSFSRGLGLGMLDRIDLLHASLETVEWQQYDGFVIGGSPFNVTDAVKSDYQQAVEHDLERIATRALDGETTALFTCYGIGVVTRMLGGTVDTTQPEQASATRITLTEAGLADPLFGPGGQDLSVFTAHKESARETPPGAVLLATNAACRVQAYRVGDHLYATQFHPEASPQDFADRMAVYRASGYFDPAQYDATERAVLSASVDGDDLLARFPRLLGG